The Pagrus major chromosome 1, Pma_NU_1.0 genome includes the window GAGCTGcagatgcacacatacacacaggacTGATGGGGAAATACTCATACTCAGCAGGTTTTATTGTATGTGAAAGTCAAGCCATCACAAAGGATGCCACTAAGCCTGAACCCAACAACCAAACCAACAGATGGGTGCTAAACTTTGCAGGTCACAGCATTTCTTTACAAACCTGTGAGTTAAACAGATACAGTGTGTGTCCCGAGTACACGTCTCTAAATTAAAGCTTTGGGGCTAATGCTTCATCAAGAGCCCCACAATTCATGTCACCGCTCCTCCAACCATGTCAGTtttacggtggccctgaagtgcaaatcaGAGCAGCACAtaggaaaacataaaacaacaaatcgGCAAATAAAACACGACAACAAGTAGGAACATACAACATCAAACAAAATGCGacaataaatcacaaaacacaaaggcaaaTAGGAAATCAATttaacaaaagagaaaacacaacaaacaccagtAAGCACAACCACAAAGCAGAAAAGACAAGGACATAACTTATACCGGCAAAAGATTAGTTGTTGTGTTCTGTAaatttttgtattaatttacaagaggaaaacagcatcttaaaaaatgaatgaacaaaacaaaaacaacctatTCTATTCTATAGTTTGATGTTTATCTTGCCTTTACATTTTCCAATGATAAATTTGTTGTAACATTTTGTTAAACTATTTACTataaactgttgttttgtttcctttttgttgttgtgttttcaatgatttgcacttcagggccaccgtacatTTCTGTGAGAATTATGTAAAAGTTGAGTTTACATTACTTTCTGTATAAAAGTGGGTGAAATTACATTTCCAGGACGTATATGTTGTTCAGTGTTGGCAGAGATActgatttatttgtgttgtaTGGCATGGTGAAGGTGATAATCTCTCTTGAGCAGCAGGTGGCGGTAATTCACCACACAGGCTTCAGCAAGCAACCGGAAATAGACAaggagggggagaagaagaaggaggaggaaaaacaaccGAGGAGGCGCGCATTACAGGAAGCAGCAGGTaaataaaacttattttaaGTGAAGAAAGTCGACTCTGCAAAGGATATAAAAATGAAGTCATGAAGCTAAACCGAAAATAACCGAGGTCTGTGGTTTACTGACCTCACTTAGCAAGAAGTTCACAGTTAGCTGACGTTAATGTTGCTATGgacgttagctagctaagtTATCACTGTACACTCAGTAGATAAATGTTGTCAGATGCATGCTTGCAGCGCCACATTTAACTTGTAGTTGATCTTTTTGCTTtggtcacatttttaaatagcTGTTACCAAAAATGATGAGCCACTGATGGGGTCAGATAGACCTCCTGTGGGAGTCTGTTGTCTCTAGATCTGCAACAAATAATCCATTAAtcgattaaaaagaaaattacttgATTTTCATAATCAACCtttgctggttccagtttcttaaatttgaggatttgctgctcttCGTTGTCATTTATGATACTAAATAAatagtctttgggtttttgactgttggttggacagaagaagcaatttgaaaatgtctctTTGGGCTCTGGGATATTATAATGACAATTTTTCACAATTTAAGACTAAACtattaattgtttaattgtgaaaataactggcagattaatcgataaggATAAgaatcgttagttgcagccgtAGTTGTTTCCTTTGTCTTTCTGGGTTGAATCGTTTACTTTTACAGCCACACATTGTGAGTTGCAGATTGTTTAGGtatctgtgttctgtgtgtctaGGTCAGTCCAGAAACATGTCGCGACAGATGGGAGACAGCCATCGGAGGTTCCTACAGACCATGATGGGCAGTGGCATCATCGATCAACAAGGGGCAAAGGCACTCTATCAGTATTGTTGTGAAACCCACAACAGTGAGTCATTTTATATAATAGTCACTGATGTTGATACCAGAGTAACTCAAGGGTTCATCTCTGTAGCAGAAGACAGGCTCTCATACAGCAGGTCGAGGCCTGTGCAGATCCTTTAACGGCAAGAATAGAAATATGCCTcgaaagtattttttatttaatctttgaAGTTCAAGTGAATATTTGAATTGCCTTTTACATGAACTATTTCAAGTATGTACATTTCATGAACACAACTTTTTCTGTTGGGAATAGTAACATTTTCAGTCAATGAGTTCCCTTACATTTGATTCAGAAAATGATAAACTAGACAGAAATTGAAATCTTCCTAATAAAGGAATTTAAAACCTGTGTTGAAACTATAAAGATTCAGTCAGTTTCCAATGTATTCATCTTACTGCTTCTTTAAGTCTATCTTTGAAACTAACaaactttgtctttcttgtgtttgtttttttttgcagcacaGCACGCCCCTGACAAACTGGATGATTTCATTGAGCCCATCAACTCAAAGCTGCAGCCCATGTTCATGCAGATTAGAAAAGGGATGTCTGAAGACAACGGTCAGCAGTACTACGCCTTGGTTAGTGGCTTTaactgaatttttaaaaattgaCTCTTTTGAAGTCACAGGTTGGTTGGTGAATTGAGGGAGTCAAAGTTACACAGTTAAACAAAAAGTAGCTTTCTTTGGTCTGTATGTTCTGCAAAGtccaacatgcacacagactcaggtaaacattttaataagTCGGGTCCAATAGTCTGTGATCACATTGAAAATCTCTAATATTATCGAATAAACatggaaataatcagaaagtttGAAGATTCAAAAGATAAATGAAAGTTAAATTGATATTCTAAGCCAAGAAGGCCTTTCTCAGCCTCATGACCAGACTAAAGGTTTCTTAGTGGGCAGTGCACAGAActctaaaatgtttttcagaaaCTAGATCAGATCAGGCAGACCCAAAATGACCACACCATCAGAGGATCAATACATTAAGGTGAGTTCCCTAAGAGTTAGAAAAGTTAATTTATCGAAGATACAGGAAAGGTAATGTCACAAATTAAGCTGTCTTGTGGTGGTCTCAGAGTTTCTAAACCACATCTCAGTAGGTGAAACAAAGCCAAACACTTGGAATAccagaatttcacagtggatgactGGAAAAAGTCCTATTTACTGGTGAATCCAAGTTACAGATGTATGGCAGTGACAGAAGGGTGTATATACGGAGACGAACAGGAGAGAGGatgataccacagtgtttcaaacctACAGTGGTGGGAATATTCACATCTGGGGCTGTTTTGCCTCCTTTGTATTTATCAGTGTGATTAGTTGCTCAGTAGGTGGTGAAagatgtgtgaaatgtgaaaacagctgcaaaTTAAAAATGGGTTGCTAAACCTTTGTCTGCATCTAAAGCATGTTGAGTCAGCAGGAGGCTTTATTAATCACAGTTTCACTGAAATCCTGTCCAGGTAAACATGGCTGAGACTGATGTCACCAGGATGTCCTCAGATTATGCTGACAATGAGCTGGAGCTGTTCGGGAAAACGGTGAGTGAATTTTGCAGAAAGAAATCctcatggattaaagttctccgtcgctacAAACTTAACAGAGGCGACCTGTGAGATCAACGTAGATCGGAGGAGAACTGTTGGCTGatgtttattgacagattgtcacactctacagccaattatatcgttaacagcgtgtgcgcgcctgaccaatTGCAGTGCAGTGACCCACACAGGGTGGGATCGCAACACAGAGCGGCactaaagtttagctgcttagctagcaaggactcgtcgcgctgctacgttatcaattgagtttagtcagcacgtgagaactcgtctgacacggagagtctcctgttgtgtgctacatgtgtgaaataacagctatagtctggactttgtctgcagtgtatctgtgtaaacggcttcattcagcgtctctccctcccctctggcaccgtgagttaccatggttacaggaacgccctgaaacttcataatgatgatcaataagaagcttttggttagtttgactgtacaaaatcatgaatgtAGCCTGATGTGctgaaatcttgtattataacatatagaacaaagcctcagagcttctttgattactaacagtatgttagtgatgacagaaaggtgataactcgccatcagactgacaaggctgcaaaagttgctgcttgtatgatgtatttttctgttaaacgataagaggctcactttaaacaatattattaataataataattaatgatgatgagaagaagtagaaaaatagcgtactgaaaagttctgtagatggttgattatttgaaagagtaaaacttgagaGAAACTTggcaaaaataaagacacagtttgatttgaaaattacattgaaaagacaaaaaacattttaagtgtgaatagaacagctgttcagatcatcctcctgtaaaacactgttggtcaaatatttaaacttgatgtctgcattagagaacatggtgtggggtgaggctgtaaatcttatcttgtttttttagcacgtgtcaagtaacgtgccctgtaacatgtttcacaaattacaaattgggaatatgacttggctacagctcgaaaaaatatttcagtcaaaagatttttttttgctttaatccatgaATCCTGCTGAGTAACATTTTGGAGACAattctaaatctaaatgtaatttattgcAATGGGACGTGTTTCAGCAGTAATTGTAGTGCTGAGCTTCTTCAAAACCTGTTATTTGTTATTCCTGAACTTGAGCTGTTGATATTCAGATTGAGCTGATCGTGGGCTCTGAGAATGGCAAAGCCTCCTCCACTGACATCCTGAACAGTGCCGACACCCTGACCACCAAGAAACTGAAGAAGAGTGAGACAGAGCACGTCTTGAACCGACTTGTGCATGACAAATGGCTGAATGAGgtaaaacaaatatcaaaattaattttaccttttgtttgtttttttgttttcttttcttttttacaaactTCAAGCACTTTTAATGTGGACACAAAACTTTTGAGAGACACTTCTGTAGCCTTTTTATATGAGTTGGACTATCATCTATACTATGCAAAGCCAACCAGTGCTGTACAGATATATAAGTGGTATCAGTTTACTTTTTCATCTCCTGAAGCATATTTCTCGAAATGTCCAACAAGTCCCTTAACATTGGTGATACCAATTATCAACTGGATGTGTTAAATATAGCTTTATATCATGATATGTCGTAAGTgtcgtcttttcctggttttaaagg containing:
- the nsmce1 gene encoding non-structural maintenance of chromosomes element 1 homolog, encoding MSRQMGDSHRRFLQTMMGSGIIDQQGAKALYQYCCETHNTQHAPDKLDDFIEPINSKLQPMFMQIRKGMSEDNGQQYYALVNMAETDVTRMSSDYADNELELFGKTIELIVGSENGKASSTDILNSADTLTTKKLKKSETEHVLNRLVHDKWLNEKRGEYTLSTRCIIEMEPYIRAMYQDQVKMCHICRNMAFQCQICENPTCGIKIHNPCVARYFKGRSEPRCPACDDFWPHEIPEVRQTRSQSRR